In Streptomyces canus, one DNA window encodes the following:
- a CDS encoding tRNA (adenine-N1)-methyltransferase: MSEPTGAARRRGPFKVGDQVQLTDPKGRHYTFTLEEGKNFHTHKGSFPHDELIGAPEGSVVRTTGNVAYLALRPLLPDYVLSMPRGAAVVYPKDAGQILAFADIFPGARVVEAGVGSGSLSSFLLRAIGDQGMLHSYERREDFAEIAQQNVERYFGGPHPAWQLTVGDLQDNLSDTDVDRVILDMLAPWECLEAVSKALVPGGILCCYVATTTQLARTVESIREIGSFNEPTSWESMIRNWHVEGLAVRPDHRMIGHTGFLLTARRLADGVEPPMRRRRPAKGAYGEDYTGPNADGGSGR; the protein is encoded by the coding sequence ATGTCCGAACCGACCGGTGCCGCCCGCAGGCGCGGGCCCTTCAAGGTCGGGGACCAGGTTCAGCTGACCGACCCCAAGGGCCGCCACTACACGTTCACGCTCGAAGAGGGAAAGAACTTCCACACCCACAAGGGTTCCTTCCCGCACGACGAGCTGATCGGCGCACCCGAGGGCAGCGTTGTCCGCACCACCGGTAACGTCGCCTACCTCGCGCTGCGCCCCCTGCTCCCCGACTACGTCCTGTCCATGCCCCGCGGCGCCGCCGTGGTCTACCCGAAGGACGCGGGGCAGATCCTCGCCTTCGCCGACATCTTCCCCGGCGCCCGCGTCGTGGAAGCCGGCGTCGGCTCCGGCTCGCTCAGCAGCTTCCTGCTGCGCGCCATCGGCGACCAGGGCATGCTGCACAGCTACGAGCGCCGCGAGGACTTCGCCGAGATCGCCCAGCAGAACGTGGAGCGCTACTTCGGCGGCCCGCACCCCGCCTGGCAGCTCACCGTCGGCGACCTCCAGGACAACCTGTCCGACACCGACGTCGACCGCGTCATCCTCGACATGCTCGCCCCCTGGGAGTGCCTGGAGGCCGTCTCCAAGGCGCTCGTCCCCGGCGGCATCCTGTGCTGCTACGTCGCCACCACCACCCAGCTCGCCCGGACCGTCGAGTCCATCCGCGAGATCGGCTCCTTCAACGAGCCGACCTCCTGGGAGTCGATGATCCGCAACTGGCACGTGGAAGGCCTGGCCGTCCGCCCGGACCACCGCATGATCGGCCACACCGGCTTCCTGCTCACCGCCCGCCGCCTCGCCGACGGTGTCGAGCCCCCCATGCGCCGCCGCCGCCCCGCCAAGGGCGCCTACGGCGAGGACTACACCGGCCCCAACGCCGACGGAGGCTCCGGCCGCTAG
- a CDS encoding ferredoxin, producing the protein MRVQQEVGADGETLEVWIDQDLCTGDGICAQYAPEVFELDIDGLAYVKGSDDELLQDRGATTPVPLPLLNDVVDSAKECPGDCIHVRRVSDRVEIYGPDAE; encoded by the coding sequence ATGAGAGTGCAGCAGGAGGTCGGGGCCGACGGCGAGACCCTGGAGGTCTGGATCGACCAGGATCTCTGTACCGGTGACGGCATCTGTGCCCAGTACGCGCCCGAGGTGTTCGAGCTGGACATCGACGGTCTGGCCTATGTGAAGGGCTCGGACGACGAGCTTCTGCAGGACAGGGGCGCCACAACGCCCGTACCTCTGCCGCTTCTCAACGATGTGGTCGACTCCGCGAAGGAGTGTCCTGGCGACTGCATCCATGTACGTCGAGTTTCGGACAGGGTCGAGATCTACGGACCGGACGCGGAGTGA
- the arc gene encoding proteasome ATPase, with protein MAAHDDDMNRGIRPGRGSDDPSGQIAYLEQEIAVLRRKLADSPRHTRILEERIVELQTNLAGVSAQNERLANTLREARDQIVALKEEVDRLAQPPAGFGVFLEANEDGTADIFTGGRKLRVNVSPSVELEELRRGQEVMLNEALNVVEAMEYESVGDIVTLKEILEDGERALVQGHTDEERVVRLAEPLLDVTIRPGDALLLEPRSGYVYEVVPKSEVEELVLEEVPDIGYEQIGGLGGQIEAIRDAVELPYLYPDLFKEHELRPPKGVLLYGPPGCGKTLIAKAVANSLAKKVAEVTGQATGKSFFLNIKGPELLNKYVGETERQIRLVFQRAREKASEGTPVIVFFDEMESLFRTRGSGVSSDVENTIVPQLLAEIDGVEGLQNVVVIGASNREDMIDPAILRPGRLDVKIKIERPDAEAAKDIFAKYLTERLPLHSDDVGEHGGSKATTVQSMIQTAVEHMYAESEENRFLEVTYANGDKEVLYFKDFNSGAMIENIVGRAKKMAIKDFLDHNAKGLRVSHLLQACVDEFKENEDLPNTTNPDDWARISGKKGERIVYIRTLITGKQGADTGRSIDTVANTGQYL; from the coding sequence GTGGCAGCCCACGACGACGACATGAACCGCGGCATCCGCCCGGGACGAGGGTCCGACGACCCGTCCGGGCAGATTGCCTACCTTGAGCAGGAGATCGCCGTCCTGCGACGCAAGCTCGCCGACTCTCCGCGACACACGAGGATTCTCGAAGAGCGGATCGTCGAGCTGCAGACCAACCTGGCCGGCGTGTCCGCCCAGAACGAGCGACTCGCCAACACGCTCCGTGAGGCCCGCGACCAGATCGTGGCCCTCAAGGAGGAGGTCGACCGGCTCGCACAGCCCCCGGCCGGCTTCGGCGTCTTCCTCGAAGCGAACGAGGACGGCACCGCCGACATCTTCACCGGCGGCCGCAAACTGCGGGTGAACGTCAGCCCCAGCGTCGAACTCGAAGAGCTCCGGCGCGGCCAGGAAGTGATGCTCAACGAAGCTCTCAACGTGGTCGAGGCCATGGAGTACGAGAGCGTCGGCGACATCGTCACCCTCAAGGAGATCCTCGAGGACGGCGAGCGCGCCCTGGTACAGGGCCACACGGACGAGGAGCGGGTGGTACGGCTCGCCGAACCGCTGCTCGACGTGACCATCCGCCCCGGCGACGCCCTGCTCCTCGAACCGCGCTCCGGCTACGTCTACGAGGTCGTGCCCAAGAGCGAGGTCGAGGAACTCGTCCTCGAAGAAGTCCCCGACATCGGCTACGAACAGATCGGCGGACTCGGCGGCCAGATCGAGGCCATCCGAGACGCCGTCGAGCTGCCGTACCTCTACCCGGACCTGTTCAAGGAGCACGAACTGCGCCCGCCCAAGGGCGTCCTGCTCTACGGACCCCCCGGATGCGGCAAGACGCTCATCGCCAAGGCCGTCGCCAACTCGCTGGCCAAGAAGGTCGCCGAGGTCACCGGCCAGGCCACCGGCAAGAGCTTCTTCCTCAACATCAAGGGCCCCGAGCTCCTCAACAAGTACGTCGGCGAGACCGAGCGGCAGATCCGCCTCGTCTTCCAGCGTGCGAGGGAGAAGGCCTCCGAGGGCACGCCCGTCATCGTCTTCTTCGACGAGATGGAATCCCTCTTCCGCACCCGCGGATCCGGTGTCAGCTCGGACGTGGAGAACACCATCGTCCCCCAGCTGCTCGCCGAGATCGACGGCGTGGAAGGCCTGCAGAACGTGGTCGTGATCGGCGCCTCCAACCGTGAGGACATGATCGACCCCGCCATCCTGCGTCCCGGCCGCCTGGACGTGAAGATCAAGATCGAGCGTCCCGACGCCGAGGCCGCCAAGGACATCTTCGCCAAGTACCTCACCGAGCGCCTCCCGCTGCACTCCGACGACGTCGGCGAGCACGGCGGCAGCAAGGCCACCACCGTCCAGAGCATGATCCAGACGGCTGTGGAACACATGTACGCGGAATCCGAGGAAAACCGCTTCCTGGAAGTCACCTACGCCAACGGCGACAAGGAAGTCCTCTACTTCAAGGACTTCAACTCCGGCGCCATGATCGAGAACATCGTGGGCCGCGCCAAGAAGATGGCGATCAAGGACTTCCTCGATCACAACGCCAAGGGTCTCCGCGTCTCCCACCTCCTCCAGGCCTGCGTGGACGAGTTCAAGGAGAACGAGGACCTGCCCAACACCACCAACCCCGACGACTGGGCCCGCATCTCCGGCAAGAAGGGCGAGCGGATCGTCTACATCCGTACGCTCATCACCGGAAAGCAGGGCGCCGACACCGGGCGCTCCATCGACACGGTGGCGAACACCGGTCAGTACCTGTAA
- the dop gene encoding depupylase/deamidase Dop, whose translation MTVRRVMGIETEYGISVPGHPNANAMLTSSQIVNAYAAAMHRARRARWDFEEENPLRDARGFDLAREAADSSQLTDEDIGLANVILTNGARLYVDHAHPEYSSPEVTNPRDAVLWDKAGERIMAEAAERAAQLPGAQPIHLYKNNTDNKGASYGTHENYLMKRETPFSDIVRHLTPFFVSRQVFAGAGRVGIGQDGHEHGFQLSQRADYFEVEVGLETTLKRPIINTRDEPHADAEKYRRLHVIIGDANLSEISTYLKLGTTALVLSMIEDGFIAVDLAVDQPVRTLHQVSHDPTLQRLVTLRSGRTLTAVQLQMEYYELSRKYVEERFGADADDQTKDILARWEDTLNRLENNPMSLAGELDWVAKRELMEGYRRRDDLDWDAAKLHLLDLQYADVRADKGLYNRLAARGRIKRLLDENEVERARTKPPEDTRAYFRGRCLEQYADDVAAASWDSVIFDLPGRDSLQRVPTLEPLRGTRNHVKELLDRCRTAEDLVRVLSGS comes from the coding sequence ATGACCGTACGGCGAGTAATGGGCATCGAGACGGAGTACGGGATCTCCGTCCCCGGCCACCCCAACGCCAATGCCATGCTCACCTCGTCCCAGATCGTCAACGCCTACGCGGCGGCGATGCACCGGGCCCGCCGGGCCCGCTGGGACTTCGAGGAGGAGAATCCGCTGCGGGACGCACGGGGCTTCGACCTCGCCCGCGAGGCCGCCGACTCCAGCCAGCTCACCGACGAGGACATCGGCCTGGCCAACGTCATCCTCACCAACGGCGCACGACTCTACGTCGACCACGCACACCCCGAATACAGCAGCCCCGAGGTCACCAACCCACGCGACGCCGTCCTGTGGGACAAGGCCGGCGAACGCATCATGGCCGAGGCCGCCGAACGCGCCGCCCAGCTCCCCGGCGCCCAGCCCATCCACCTCTACAAGAACAACACCGACAACAAGGGCGCCTCCTACGGCACGCACGAGAACTACCTGATGAAGCGGGAAACCCCCTTCTCGGACATCGTGCGCCACCTCACGCCCTTCTTCGTCTCCCGCCAGGTCTTCGCAGGCGCCGGCCGCGTCGGCATCGGCCAGGACGGACACGAACACGGCTTCCAGCTCAGCCAGCGCGCCGACTACTTCGAAGTCGAGGTCGGCCTGGAGACCACCCTCAAGCGCCCGATCATCAACACCCGCGACGAGCCCCACGCCGACGCCGAGAAGTACCGCCGCCTCCACGTGATCATCGGCGACGCGAACCTCTCGGAGATCTCGACGTACCTGAAGCTCGGCACCACGGCTCTGGTCCTGTCCATGATCGAGGACGGCTTCATCGCGGTGGACCTCGCGGTCGACCAGCCGGTACGGACCCTGCACCAGGTGTCGCACGACCCCACCCTCCAGCGCCTGGTCACCCTCCGCAGCGGCCGCACACTCACCGCGGTCCAGCTCCAGATGGAGTACTACGAGCTCTCCCGCAAGTACGTCGAAGAACGCTTCGGCGCCGACGCGGACGACCAGACCAAGGACATCCTGGCCCGCTGGGAGGACACCCTCAACCGCCTCGAGAACAACCCCATGAGCCTCGCCGGCGAGCTCGACTGGGTCGCCAAGCGCGAACTCATGGAGGGCTACCGGCGCCGCGACGACCTCGACTGGGACGCCGCGAAACTGCACCTCCTGGACCTCCAGTACGCCGACGTACGGGCCGACAAGGGCCTCTACAACCGCCTCGCGGCCCGCGGCCGCATCAAGCGCCTCCTCGACGAGAACGAGGTCGAGCGGGCCCGCACCAAGCCCCCGGAGGACACGCGCGCGTACTTCCGCGGCCGCTGCCTGGAGCAGTACGCCGACGACGTCGCCGCGGCCTCCTGGGACTCGGTGATCTTCGACCTCCCGGGCCGGGACTCGCTCCAGCGGGTCCCAACCCTCGAACCGCTTCGCGGAACGCGAAATCACGTCAAGGAGCTCCTGGACCGCTGTCGCACGGCAGAAGACCTGGTCAGGGTGCTGTCGGGCAGCTGA
- a CDS encoding ubiquitin-like protein Pup → MATKDTGGGQQKATRNTEEVEEQTAETQGSEDLKERQEKLSDDVDSVLDEIDDVLEENAEDFVRSFVQKGGE, encoded by the coding sequence ATGGCGACCAAGGACACCGGCGGCGGACAGCAGAAGGCCACGCGCAACACCGAGGAGGTCGAGGAGCAGACTGCGGAGACGCAGGGTTCCGAGGACCTCAAGGAGCGCCAGGAGAAGCTCAGCGACGACGTGGACTCCGTCCTGGACGAGATCGACGACGTACTCGAAGAGAATGCCGAGGATTTCGTGAGGTCCTTCGTGCAAAAAGGCGGAGAGTAG